One genomic region from Ornithinimicrobium flavum encodes:
- the hpf gene encoding ribosome hibernation-promoting factor, HPF/YfiA family gives MELTVTGRKKDVADRYRRHLEDKLSKIPQLAPRVRRTDVVLTHEANPRQAKESERCEITCYVHRTVVRAEAAADDEYAALDLAMTKLTERLRRLGDKRRVSHTGKHRLPSVAEATFGLPTGAAADGTAEAPERALSPEEAVDQALQTQGNSPIEIREKVHASSPMTVGEALSRMELIGHEFFLFHDADSDRPSVVYRRRGWSYGVLRLDREDESQDDDEGSDEPTETAVAS, from the coding sequence ATGGAACTCACCGTGACCGGTCGCAAGAAGGACGTCGCCGATCGTTACCGGCGCCACCTGGAGGACAAGCTCAGCAAGATTCCCCAGCTCGCCCCCCGCGTGCGACGCACCGACGTCGTCCTCACCCACGAGGCCAATCCTCGTCAGGCGAAGGAGTCCGAGCGCTGCGAGATCACCTGCTACGTGCACCGCACGGTGGTGCGGGCGGAGGCCGCCGCCGACGACGAGTACGCCGCTCTCGACCTGGCCATGACCAAGCTCACCGAGCGGCTGCGCCGTCTGGGCGACAAGCGCCGGGTGAGCCACACCGGCAAGCACCGGCTGCCCTCGGTGGCCGAGGCCACGTTCGGCCTCCCGACCGGGGCGGCCGCCGACGGGACCGCCGAGGCGCCCGAGCGCGCCCTGAGCCCCGAGGAGGCCGTCGACCAGGCCCTCCAGACCCAGGGCAACAGCCCGATCGAGATCCGCGAGAAGGTCCACGCCTCCAGCCCGATGACCGTCGGCGAGGCCCTGTCGCGCATGGAGCTGATCGGGCACGAGTTCTTCCTGTTCCACGACGCCGACAGCGACCGGCCCAGCGTGGTCTACCGCCGACGCGGCTGGTCCTACGGCGTGCTGCGCCTCGACCGCGAGGACGAGAGCCAGGACGACGACGAGGGCTCGGACGAGCCGACGGAGACCGCGGTCGCGTCCTGA
- a CDS encoding winged helix-turn-helix domain-containing protein, with amino-acid sequence MPASLSRAQARRIALAAQGFGRPRPTSVGTRQLSTMIERLKVLQVDSVNVLTRAHYLPLFSRLGPYDTALLDRLRDGSGPRARAGRTLVEYWAHEASLLPVATWPYLGFRMERARERAWSRHVVEDHAVLLAAVVDVVASQGPLTARQVEAHLPHGAARDREDWGWNWSAVKQCLEYLFWAGLVTSAGRTAQFERRYAVPAQVLPPEVVARAPGTPEAPGPLESVTELLRQAVRAHGIGTRRDLADYFRLRGPLVQEALDGLLAAGEVEEVDVPGWRGSSAVYLDPAARRPRAVRGAALLSPFDSLVWQRDRVEEIWDFRYRIEIYVPAPQRVHGYYVLPFLLDEQLVGRVDLKSDRAAGVLRVQSLGWEPGTDVARALPALQDELASMAGWLGLGRVDLPAG; translated from the coding sequence ATGCCAGCCAGCCTGAGCCGGGCCCAGGCGCGCCGGATCGCCCTGGCGGCCCAGGGTTTCGGTCGTCCGCGCCCGACCTCCGTCGGCACCCGCCAGCTCAGCACCATGATCGAGCGGCTCAAGGTGCTGCAGGTCGACAGCGTCAACGTCCTCACCCGGGCCCACTACCTTCCGCTGTTCTCCCGGCTCGGGCCCTACGACACCGCGCTGCTGGACCGGCTCCGCGACGGCTCCGGCCCGCGGGCCCGGGCAGGTCGCACGCTGGTGGAGTACTGGGCCCACGAGGCCTCGCTCCTTCCCGTGGCCACCTGGCCCTACCTGGGGTTCCGGATGGAGCGGGCGCGGGAGCGGGCCTGGAGCCGCCACGTCGTCGAGGACCACGCCGTCCTGCTGGCCGCCGTCGTCGACGTCGTCGCCTCCCAGGGGCCGCTCACGGCGCGGCAGGTGGAGGCGCACCTGCCCCACGGGGCTGCCCGGGACAGGGAGGACTGGGGGTGGAACTGGTCGGCGGTCAAGCAGTGCCTGGAGTACCTCTTCTGGGCCGGTCTGGTCACCTCCGCGGGCCGGACCGCGCAGTTCGAGCGCCGGTATGCCGTGCCCGCGCAGGTGTTGCCGCCGGAGGTGGTGGCCCGGGCGCCCGGCACGCCGGAGGCTCCGGGGCCGCTGGAGTCCGTGACCGAGCTGCTGCGGCAGGCGGTCCGGGCGCACGGCATCGGCACGCGCCGGGACCTGGCCGACTACTTCCGCCTGCGCGGCCCGCTGGTGCAGGAGGCGCTGGACGGGTTGCTCGCCGCGGGGGAGGTCGAGGAGGTGGACGTCCCGGGGTGGCGGGGCAGCAGCGCCGTATACCTCGACCCTGCCGCGCGGCGACCCCGGGCGGTGCGGGGAGCGGCCCTGCTCAGCCCCTTCGACTCCCTGGTCTGGCAGCGGGACCGGGTGGAGGAGATCTGGGACTTCCGCTACCGGATCGAGATCTACGTGCCGGCGCCGCAGCGGGTGCACGGCTACTACGTGCTGCCCTTCCTGCTCGACGAGCAGCTGGTCGGACGGGTCGACCTGAAGTCGGACCGGGCGGCCGGCGTGCTGCGCGTGCAGTCCCTGGGCTGGGAGCCGGGCACCGACGTCGCACGAGCGCTGCCGGCGCTCCAGGACGAGCTGGCCTCGATGGCCGGATGGCTCGGGTTGGGGCGGGTGGACCTTCCGGCGGGGTAG